CTCCAAGAATGAAATCGAAAAGGGAGTCATGACTCTCGTCGACGAAGCCCGCCAGAGCGCCCTGGTATCCGCAATCGATCTCGATGCGGCCGACAAGCAATGCGGCGGTTCCGCCGCCAACTCCATTATCGGCGCCGCCCAGTTCGGAGCACGCACCTTTTACAGCTGCAAGGTCGCCAACGACGAACTTGGCCAGTTCTACCTCACCGACCTGAAGGCCAACGGCGCCGACACCAACCTCTCCGCCGACGCCCTCCCCGAAGGCATCACCGGCAAGTGCCTCGTCATGACCACCCCGGACGCGGAACGCACCATGAACACCTTCCTCGGTGTCACCGCTACCTACTCCACCGAGCAAATCGACGAAGCGGCCCTTGCGGACTCCGAATACCTCTACATCGAAGGCTACCTCGTCACCTCTCCCAATGGAGTCGAAGCCATGAAGGCCGCGAAAGCCAAGGCAGAGTCCCTCGGCGTCAAGACAGCCCTCACCTTCTCCGATCCCGCCATGGTCAAGTACTTCGGCGACGCCATGAAGGACGTTATCGGGACCGGAATCGACCTGCTCTTCTGCAACGAGGAGGAAGCCATGACCTACACCGGAACCGAGAGCGTTCCGGCAGCCGTCCAAGCCTTGAAAGCAACTGCTAAACAGTTCGTGATCACCCTCGGCCCCGACGGAGCGCTCGTTTGGGACGGTCAAAACGAGATTAAGATCGCGCCCGTTCCCACCGAAGCCGTCGATACCAACGGTGCGGGCGACCTTTTCGCAGGGGCCTTCCTCTACGGCATCACCAACGGCCTCAGCCACGCAGAAGCAGGAGCTCTCGCCAGCCGAGCCTCCTCCGCGGTGGTGTCGAAATTCGGACCCCGACTCAGCAAGGCCCAAGCGCAAGCCCTCCTGTAAGAGGCGGCCTCACTCTTAAACCTTTCGTGAATCCTGCTCCTCCAAGACGTGGTGAGCAGGATTTTTTTGTATGGGAGCCTCTTTTTCCGTCACCTTTGACTTTCAGTGACTTCCGCCAACCTTTTGTCACCCAAGACTCACCTAGAAATCGCGACGCCCCAGTGGAGAAACCGTTCCAACATAAGCTAAGCCCTCCAGAACTGGAGCGAAAGTTCCGCAGCTCACGCGACGGAAACGATCGCAAGCAGCTACTTCGCATCTTGAGCATGTCGACGATCATCATCGCGATATTCACCTTTCTCGATGCCCCCAATCCACAAGATACTCCCGGCTTCGAAATCGCGTTCGGAGCCCGGATCCTCGGAGTCGTCGCCTCGATCGCCGGTCTCCTCAAAATCAGACGCGCCTACGACTCCCAAAAAGACGAGTCCTTCATATTCGTTTGTGGACTGCTGATCGTAAGCCACTTGGTCATCTCCAACTCCATCTATCGCGAAGGCCTAATCTCCATCGCCGCCTGGGACATCGCAGCCATCTTTGCCATCTACGCCTTGGCGCCCATCCGCTTCCACTACCAAGCCGCCCTCGCTCTGACCCTGACCCTTGGCTCCCTCATCCTGTGGATATTCGTTGCCGTTCCCCAGCTCAATTTCGTCGCGAGCATCTCTACCCCGATCGCCTACATCGCCGCCAATTGCTTCGGCATCACGCTTTCGCTCAACCTCAATCGCATCCAACGCCAAGAATTCCAACACCTCGAGGCGGAGAAGCAACTGCGAGCCGACCTGGAAAAAACCATGGCTACTCGCGACCAGCTCTTTTCGGTCATCGCCCACGATCTGCGAGGCCCCATCGGGGCCTTGAGCGAAATCGGCAAGCTTCTCGACTCCATAAATCCCATCGAAATTAGAAAGCGAGAGGAGCTCACCAACCTTCTTTGCGTCGGCTCCCGCGCCAGTTTCGAGCTGCTCGACAACCTCCTCAATTGGGCCCTCTCCGAAACCGGAGGCATCGAGCCAAAAATCCAAAGGCTGGATCTGCAAAACGCGATCGAGTCGAACATCGACCTGCTCGCCGGCAGCGCCAGCAACAAGAATATCCGCCTGACAACCGACAGCAGCCAAGGACTCGCCGTCCAAGCGGATCCCAAGATGTTGAATACCATCCTGCGCAACCTCATAGCCAACGCCATCAAGTTCACCCGCAAGGGCGGGGAGATAAAGATCCTGCAACGCCTCGGCGAGGACAATACCGTGAAAATCACGATCGAGGACAACGGGATCGGAATCGCCCCCAACCGGCTAGGCCAGCTGTTCAACCTCGGCTTCGACGATACCGAAGACGGCACAGCCGGCGAACAAGGCTCCAACTTGGGCCTGAGGATCGTATCCGACTTCACCAAAAAGCAAAACGGACGGATCGAGGTCGCCAGCAAGCCCAACCAAGGCACCAAAATCACACTCACCTTTCCCCTGTCTCCCGACCTCCAAGGCGATGCCGCAGCAAGAACAGCTGCCTTTCCAAGCTCATAAGCAACCTTGTATCTGCGCGAAATCTCGCTTCCCTTCTGCCCCCAATGCCGTCCACGCAAAACCTTGAACGAAAGACCGTCGCCATTGCCGGGGCCGGAGCAGCCGGCTACTTCGCCGCCATCAACGTAGCCGAGGCAGATCCAGAGGCAGAGGTGCATCTCTTCGAGTCCTCGCGACGCACCCTCACGAAAGTCTCCATATCCGGAGGCGGGCGATGCAATGTAACTCACAGCTGTTTCGATCCCCGGGAGCTCGTCAGCTACTACCCCCGTGGAGGCAAGGAACTCCGCGGAGCGTTCCACCAATGGCAACCTCAGGACACCGTCGACTGGTTCCAATCCCGCGGCGTAGCCCTTAAGACCGAAGCCGATGGTCGCATGTTTCCCACTACCGACGATTCCCAGACCATCGTCGACTGCCTCACCCAAGCCGCGCAAAGCGCAGGAGTGAAGCTTCACCTCAGAACTGGCGTATCCAGCGTACGCCGACAAAGCGAAGAGCGATTCGAGCTCACGCTTTCCAACGCCGAAACCTTAATTGCGACCCACTTCTTGATCGCCACCGGAGGCGGACAAAAAAACGCCGGCCACACTCTGGCCACAAGCCTCGGCCACAGCATTTCCGACCTCGCGCCTTCCCTCTTCACTTTCCATATCGACCACCCGCTGCTCAAAGACCTGCAAGGCCTTTCCCTTCCCAGCGTCCAAGTCTCCTACCCTCCCGCTAAGCTTCAACAAGCGGGTCCCATCGTATTCACCCACTGGGGACTCAGCGGACCAGGCATCCTGAAACTATCCGCTTGGGGAGCTCGCGTTTTCAGCGAGCTCGACTACCAATGCGAGCTCAAGGTCAACTGGTTCGGCGGAAGCAAACCTGAGACCATTCGCCAATCGCTCGAGACTGCGAAGCGACAAAACGCTCGCAAAGCCTTGGTGAGCATCAACCCCTTCGACTTTCCGCGGCGATTCTGGGAGCGGCTTCTCGATTTCGTATCCATTTCCCCTGACACTCAATGGGCTCAACTATCCAAAAAGGCGCTCAACCAACTCGTTGAAACGATCACGTCCACCTCCCTGCAAGCCAACGGCAAGAGCATGAACAAAGAGGAATTCGTTACCTGCGGCGGCGTCACGCTAAAAGAAGTCGACTTCAAGACCCTGCAAAGCCGCATCGTACCCAATCTCTATTTCGCGGGCGAAGTGCTCGACATCGACGGCGTAACCGGTGGCTTCAACTTTCAAGCTGCCTGGACCACCTCAAGGGTAGCTGCCCTGCATATCGCTCATGGCGCGTAAGCGAAACGCTTTACGCCTTTCCATTTCACCAAAGCAAAGCCAAACTCATCACCTATGAATACCACGACTAAGATCCTAGCCCTCTCTCTTCTCAGCGCCGCAGCCCTCACCGGTTGTTCCAAAAAAGAGGAAATAACCGAAGCCGACGTGCAAGCTGCAGCAGACAAGGCGGCCCAAGAGGCAGTCGCCGCGTCCGAGTCGAAAAACGACCAAAAGCTCGCCGCCATGCAAGCCGACGCCGATGCGAAACTAGCTGAAGCCAAGGCAGACGCCGACGCCAAGCTCGCCGCGGCAAAGGAAGAAATGCAAGCCCAGCTCGCCGCCGAAACGAAGTCCCTCAAGGAACAATTCGAGTCCAGCAACGCCGCGCTAAAAAGCCAATTCGAATCCCTCAAGGAAAAGTACGAGTCCGTAAAGTCGAAGCTGCCGGAAGACACCGTCGAGCAAGTGTCCGCCAAGCTGCCCGAACTCGCTTCCAGCCTGGGCAGCCTAGAAGACATCGCCAACAAGTTCAGCCCCAGCTCCCTGGAACAGCTAAACGCCTTGAAAACCGAATACGCGGACGAACTCGCGATGGCGAAAAAGCTTGCCGACGAAATCCTGAAACTCCTCGGCAAGGGAAGCCTCGAAAGCATGCTCCCCAAGTTCTAGCCTCCCAACATTTAGATCAACGAAGGCCGCCCCTCAAAAGGCGGCCTTTTCACGCTCCAACTTTCAGCATCCACACCCTCCATGACTCCACTCGAAGCCCTTTCGCAGAAGCAAAAAAGAATCCAATCACTCGAAAGCATCGCCGGCCTGCTGGGCTGGGACGAACAAACGCTCCTTCCCCAAGACAGCGCCGACCAACGCCAGGACCAAAACGCGACCATGGCCGCGATCATCCATGAGGCCAAGACCGACCCCGAAATAGGCAAACTTCTCGAACAAATCGAGGCGCTTCCCCATGGTCCCGACGATACAGGAATCCAAGCGGTCCTGCGTGACGCCCGCATCGAATACGACCGCGCCACCAAGCTTCCGGCTTCCTACGTGGAGCAGCACGCTCGCCTCTGCTCCGAGGCATACCACGCTTGGGCTGCAGCCCGAAAAAACAACGACTTCTCAGCCTTCGCTCCCTACCTCAAGAGGCACCTCGAGTTGGCCAAGGAAGGTGCCGACTACCTTGGCTGGGGCGACCGTCCCTACGACCTGCAGATCGACTTCCACGATCCCGGCATGGACGCCCAAACGATCGGCACCCTATTCTCCGGGCTCAAAAAAGAACTCGTTCCCATCGTCCAACAAATAATCGAAGCTCCCACCCAAGCCCGTACGGACATTTTCAAAGGGTTCCCCATCCCCGAACAAAAAACCTTCCTCGAGGAGGTCACAGCCTCTCTCGGCTTCAACTACAAGCGAGGACGCATCGACATCTCCCTCCATCCCTTCTGCAGCGGAAACGGAGCCGACACCCGCATGACCACCCGCTTCGATGAGGACAACCCGCTCGATTCCCTCTTCTCCTCCATCCACGAAACAGGGCACGGACTGTACGAACAAGGACTTCCCCTCGAGTCCTTGCACAACGCCCTCGGTAAAGCTGCGGGCATGGGCGCCCACGAATCGCAAAGCCGCCTATGGGAAAACCAAGTCTGCCGCTCCCGCTCCTTCTGGAATCACTACGAACCAAAATTCCGATCCGCCTTCCCCAAGCAGCTCGAAGGGATCTCCTCCGACGAGCTTTACCTCGCCATCAACTCTGTAAGCAAAAATCCGATACGCGTAGATTCGGATGAGGTAACGTACAACCTCCACATCGTCATTCGCTTCGAAATCGAAAAGAAGCTATTCTCCGGCGAACTGCGAGTTGAGGATTTGCCCGACTATTGGAATAGCCAATACAAGGAACTGCTGGGCATAGACCCTCGCAACGATGCCGAGGGAGTCTTGCAAGACGTCCATTGGTCTGGCGGAGCCTTTGGCTACTTCCCCAGCTATTGCCTCGGAAACATGCTCGCGGCCCAGCTTTGGTACACCGTAGCCGAAGAACATTCGGATCTCGAACTGGACTTCGAAAAAGGCGACTTCTCTCGACTCCTATCTTGGCTACGCAAAAACGTTCACGCCCACGGAGCTCGCTACCACTTGATGGAACTGAGCAAGAAAGCGACCGGCAAGGAATTGTCCCACACCTCCCTGATTCGCTACTTGAAAGAACGATACCTTCCTCTCTACACCTAGATCAGCTTAGCGAGCCCGATGCCCCGTTCGAAGTATCCACCCCTTCGTTACGCTTACGCTTCGATCCTCTCCTTGTTGGCCCTTCTCGGCACTACAGCGACTCCAGTTGAAAGGAACCTCAGAGGTATCCCCTACTACAACGTTTTCATCGCTCGCGATTTTGACAGCGGAGCTTCGCCCGTCTTCGTCACGACTGCCTCCGGTGGAACGGTTTCCTACGGCGACAGGAATTGGATTTCGCTCTACGACGGAACGACGTGGCACAAGGTCTAGCAAAGCAGCAATACCTCAAAAAAGATCCCCTGCCTACTTTGGGATGAGGACGGCACAATCTACGCCGGAGGCATTTTACCTGTTCGGCGAACTCACCCTCAACGCTCACAACAGACCCGCGCTGTCGACGCTCGTCGCGCAGGATAGCTTCCGCAACGGGGAATCCGGCAAGCGCGGTATCACGATTGCCGACACAGCGATCGACGACAGAAGCGCTATCATGGCTTCCGAGCGAAAAGGGATCTTTCGCTATGACGGCACAACCCTCTCTCGATCGTACCCAAACTTTAAATACTCCGCTGACCACCTCACGACCGATATCTAGCGAATAAAGGAAGATCGACTTGTCGTCGCTTCTATCGGAGGAGGGATCACCGTTTTGGGCAGCTCTGGAAACACCATCGAGTCCCTCGGACCTGAAGCCGACTACCGTTTTCAAAGCGCTCGCGCAATTACGGTAGACCGATCCGGAGCCGCCTGGGCCATGTTCAGTAACTCGCTGGCAAAGATTCTGATGGACTCCCCTCTCACTGCCATCGACGAGCGCAATTACGACTGGGACCTTATTTCGACCACCGACAAGCACCTGGTCCTCGACGTCGTCATAAACCTGATCAAGAACGCGACCGAATCCATCGCGCACCTTCCCCCCCCCAAGAGAGGCAAATCGCTTTTAGCTGCCGCGCCATACCCCCCAAGCGGAATCGCTATTTCGATCTCAGACAATGGCTCCGGCGTCGATCCGGAAACTCAGTCACAGCTTTTCACACACGGCTTCACCACCAAACCCGATGGACACGGGTTCGGACTCCACGGGAGCACCAACGCGATAAAAAGCGCCGGAGGGAAACTGAGTCTGGAGAGCGCGGGGCCAAACCAAGGAGCTACCGCCACGATCACTCTCCCGCGCTAGCTGCACAGCCTTCAGTTCCATGAGTCCGGGCCGATTAAGAGGTTTCGGATGAAAAGCCCTTCCAAAGACGCAGCGATACGGAAACGCGCGCCCTCCAGCGCGCGACCTTGGATTCCTGTCTTATTCGCTGCGATCATGCTATCAGCCTATTCCATCAAAAGCGGTCCCACCGCCCCCATCATCAACTTAAGCTGGAGGGACAAGGTCGACCACTTTTGCGTCTACGGGTTACTCGCCGTCTTGGTCTTCCAAGCCCTCCCAGAGAGGGTCCAAGGCACCAAGAGGTGGCTGATCGCGTTCGTTGCCGTGAGCGCTTTCGGACTATGGGACGAAACCCTTCAGCACTTCAATCCCGCACGCACCGGAGACCCTCTCGATTGGCTGGCCGACAGCTTGGGCGCCCTGACCGCTGTCGTGATATGCGCCGCATTTCCGAGCGCGCAAAAGTGGGCGACTTGGAACTGTCTGACCTTGTTCCCGAAGCGGGTTAACCGTAATTGATATTTAGATACAACTAGGCTTCCACAAACCTGCGGGTATTCCCCGCGATCTTGGATATTCGCTTCATTCACTCAAGACAGCGACAATGGGTCGAGTTCCAGCCTAAATGGGAGCTCATGCAAGCGTTGCTGTGGGCAATTCGAAAAAAAGCCCGAACCCGAGACAAGCATCTTGATACCATACTCGAGGCCAGCGCCTAAGCCACTGGCACCTCCCGAGTTACCAAGCGAAAGCGAATGTATATTCGCGCGAAAAAATGCAGCCTTTTTCCAAGGCGGGACCGTGCGTTTTCAGAAAGACACGTGACAAAAGGCAGCGTTCGATGCAGGGTCCTAACCTTGCAACCCGTTAACAATCTTATGAGTACAGAAGTCACAGACATCGCCAGCCAAGTAAAGCAGATCGCCCTCGACGCAAGAGCGGCGTCGCTCACTCTCGCAAACGTATCGAGTGAATTGAAAAATAAGGCCATCCTACGGCTTGCCGAGCTGATCGAAGAAAACGTTCCGGCACTCGAACAGGAAAACGCCAAGGACTTAGCGGCCGGCAAGGAGGCAGGCCTCACAGGCGCCATGCTCAATCGACTGGAGCTTAACGATAAACGCATCTCAGGCATGGTGGAAGGAGCTCGTCAGGTAGCTGCCCTACCGGATCCCGTCGGCGAATCGCTCGACACCTACCAGCACCCACAAGGCTTCACGATCGAAAAGGTTCGCGTGCCAATCGGCGTCATCGGCATCATCTACGAATCTCGTCCGAACGTGACCGTCGATTGCGCCATCCTCTGCTTGAAGAGCGGAAACGCTAGCATCCTGCGCGGTGGCAAAGAAGCGTTTCACACCAATACCGCCCTAGCGAAACTCGTCTCCCAAGCCTTGTCGGAAACCGGCTTGCCTGAAAAGGCGGTACAGCTCATCCCAACCACGGACCGCGCCGCCATGAATACACTGCTCAAGCTAAACGAGCAAATTCAGTGCATCATTCCACGCGGCGGCGAGGGGCTCATCCGCTTCGTCTCGGAAAACTCGACCATCCCCGTGATCAAGCACTACGACG
The Pelagicoccus enzymogenes DNA segment above includes these coding regions:
- a CDS encoding carboxypeptidase M32 gives rise to the protein MTPLEALSQKQKRIQSLESIAGLLGWDEQTLLPQDSADQRQDQNATMAAIIHEAKTDPEIGKLLEQIEALPHGPDDTGIQAVLRDARIEYDRATKLPASYVEQHARLCSEAYHAWAAARKNNDFSAFAPYLKRHLELAKEGADYLGWGDRPYDLQIDFHDPGMDAQTIGTLFSGLKKELVPIVQQIIEAPTQARTDIFKGFPIPEQKTFLEEVTASLGFNYKRGRIDISLHPFCSGNGADTRMTTRFDEDNPLDSLFSSIHETGHGLYEQGLPLESLHNALGKAAGMGAHESQSRLWENQVCRSRSFWNHYEPKFRSAFPKQLEGISSDELYLAINSVSKNPIRVDSDEVTYNLHIVIRFEIEKKLFSGELRVEDLPDYWNSQYKELLGIDPRNDAEGVLQDVHWSGGAFGYFPSYCLGNMLAAQLWYTVAEEHSDLELDFEKGDFSRLLSWLRKNVHAHGARYHLMELSKKATGKELSHTSLIRYLKERYLPLYT
- a CDS encoding VanZ family protein produces the protein MLSAYSIKSGPTAPIINLSWRDKVDHFCVYGLLAVLVFQALPERVQGTKRWLIAFVAVSAFGLWDETLQHFNPARTGDPLDWLADSLGALTAVVICAAFPSAQKWATWNCLTLFPKRVNRN
- a CDS encoding sensor histidine kinase, translated to MSTIIIAIFTFLDAPNPQDTPGFEIAFGARILGVVASIAGLLKIRRAYDSQKDESFIFVCGLLIVSHLVISNSIYREGLISIAAWDIAAIFAIYALAPIRFHYQAALALTLTLGSLILWIFVAVPQLNFVASISTPIAYIAANCFGITLSLNLNRIQRQEFQHLEAEKQLRADLEKTMATRDQLFSVIAHDLRGPIGALSEIGKLLDSINPIEIRKREELTNLLCVGSRASFELLDNLLNWALSETGGIEPKIQRLDLQNAIESNIDLLAGSASNKNIRLTTDSSQGLAVQADPKMLNTILRNLIANAIKFTRKGGEIKILQRLGEDNTVKITIEDNGIGIAPNRLGQLFNLGFDDTEDGTAGEQGSNLGLRIVSDFTKKQNGRIEVASKPNQGTKITLTFPLSPDLQGDAAARTAAFPSS
- a CDS encoding ATP-binding protein, coding for MGSSGNTIESLGPEADYRFQSARAITVDRSGAAWAMFSNSLAKILMDSPLTAIDERNYDWDLISTTDKHLVLDVVINLIKNATESIAHLPPPKRGKSLLAAAPYPPSGIAISISDNGSGVDPETQSQLFTHGFTTKPDGHGFGLHGSTNAIKSAGGKLSLESAGPNQGATATITLPR
- a CDS encoding NAD(P)/FAD-dependent oxidoreductase is translated as MPSTQNLERKTVAIAGAGAAGYFAAINVAEADPEAEVHLFESSRRTLTKVSISGGGRCNVTHSCFDPRELVSYYPRGGKELRGAFHQWQPQDTVDWFQSRGVALKTEADGRMFPTTDDSQTIVDCLTQAAQSAGVKLHLRTGVSSVRRQSEERFELTLSNAETLIATHFLIATGGGQKNAGHTLATSLGHSISDLAPSLFTFHIDHPLLKDLQGLSLPSVQVSYPPAKLQQAGPIVFTHWGLSGPGILKLSAWGARVFSELDYQCELKVNWFGGSKPETIRQSLETAKRQNARKALVSINPFDFPRRFWERLLDFVSISPDTQWAQLSKKALNQLVETITSTSLQANGKSMNKEEFVTCGGVTLKEVDFKTLQSRIVPNLYFAGEVLDIDGVTGGFNFQAAWTTSRVAALHIAHGA
- a CDS encoding glutamate-5-semialdehyde dehydrogenase; this translates as MYIRAKKCSLFPRRDRAFSERHVTKGSVRCRVLTLQPVNNLMSTEVTDIASQVKQIALDARAASLTLANVSSELKNKAILRLAELIEENVPALEQENAKDLAAGKEAGLTGAMLNRLELNDKRISGMVEGARQVAALPDPVGESLDTYQHPQGFTIEKVRVPIGVIGIIYESRPNVTVDCAILCLKSGNASILRGGKEAFHTNTALAKLVSQALSETGLPEKAVQLIPTTDRAAMNTLLKLNEQIQCIIPRGGEGLIRFVSENSTIPVIKHYDGICTLFVDKAADVAMAESIVVNSKTHYPSVCNAGENLLVHRDVVEFHLPQIARALAAKGVTLKADSEAATVLENAGIDCEPATEEDWSTEYLDLIISIKVVADVDEAMAFINKYGSSHSDAIITEEAETATAFLNGVDSSTVYWNVSTRFTDGFEFGLGAEIGISTDRLHARGPMGLRELCSYKYKVVGKGQIKP
- a CDS encoding adenosine kinase, giving the protein MAKKYNIYGMGNALVDIVTEVEDAFFSKNEIEKGVMTLVDEARQSALVSAIDLDAADKQCGGSAANSIIGAAQFGARTFYSCKVANDELGQFYLTDLKANGADTNLSADALPEGITGKCLVMTTPDAERTMNTFLGVTATYSTEQIDEAALADSEYLYIEGYLVTSPNGVEAMKAAKAKAESLGVKTALTFSDPAMVKYFGDAMKDVIGTGIDLLFCNEEEAMTYTGTESVPAAVQALKATAKQFVITLGPDGALVWDGQNEIKIAPVPTEAVDTNGAGDLFAGAFLYGITNGLSHAEAGALASRASSAVVSKFGPRLSKAQAQALL